Proteins from a genomic interval of Tenacibaculum sp. SZ-18:
- the mnmD gene encoding tRNA (5-methylaminomethyl-2-thiouridine)(34)-methyltransferase MnmD — MKREIIITSDGSTTIHIPAWNEQYHSKHGAIQEAYHVFIKHGLEHIKHEKISILEIGFGTGLNCFITYLESKKDIEYVGVEAYPVADEEIEKLNYVSELKAEENAGVFTKIHNVSWGNTHQIDGKFTLEKREQFFKDITDSDTFNLIYFDAFGARVQPELWTETIFKKMFTALKKDGVLVTYAAKGSVRRAMESVGFTVERLPGPPGKREMLRATKN, encoded by the coding sequence TTGAAAAGAGAAATTATCATAACTTCGGATGGCTCAACAACCATTCATATCCCTGCTTGGAATGAACAATATCATTCCAAGCATGGTGCTATTCAGGAGGCATATCATGTGTTTATAAAACATGGATTAGAACATATAAAGCATGAGAAAATTTCAATTTTAGAAATCGGTTTTGGAACAGGTTTGAATTGTTTTATTACCTACTTAGAATCTAAGAAAGATATTGAATATGTTGGAGTAGAGGCTTATCCAGTTGCTGATGAAGAAATAGAAAAATTAAATTATGTCTCAGAACTAAAGGCAGAGGAGAACGCTGGCGTTTTTACAAAAATACATAACGTTTCTTGGGGAAACACCCATCAAATAGATGGTAAGTTTACTTTAGAAAAGAGAGAGCAGTTTTTCAAAGATATTACTGATTCTGATACTTTTAATCTTATTTATTTCGATGCTTTCGGAGCAAGAGTTCAACCTGAATTATGGACGGAAACTATCTTTAAGAAAATGTTTACCGCGTTAAAGAAAGATGGGGTTTTAGTGACTTATGCTGCAAAAGGAAGCGTGAGAAGAGCTATGGAATCGGTTGGTTTTACTGTTGAAAGATTACCAGGACCACCAGGAAAAAGAGAAATGCTTCGAGCAACCAAAAATTAA
- a CDS encoding DUF4920 domain-containing protein, producing the protein MKNLIILFCGLFLTFSCKTEKKETTETPEKEEVVKLAYASFGDKISKEGALTKEEALAKYSSMKPGDTIAVKFASEINEVCSKKGCWMKVPVSDSEEVMVRFKDYGFFMPLDSKGKEVVIEGKAFIKETSVEELQHYAEDAGKSKDEIAKITESKKELAFVANGVLLK; encoded by the coding sequence ATGAAAAACTTAATAATCTTATTTTGTGGTTTGTTCCTAACGTTTTCTTGTAAAACTGAAAAAAAAGAGACTACTGAAACACCTGAAAAGGAAGAAGTTGTTAAACTAGCGTATGCTTCATTTGGAGATAAAATCTCTAAAGAAGGAGCATTAACTAAAGAGGAAGCTTTGGCAAAGTATTCTTCTATGAAACCTGGAGATACTATCGCAGTAAAGTTTGCTTCAGAAATTAATGAAGTATGTTCTAAAAAAGGATGTTGGATGAAAGTTCCTGTATCTGACTCAGAAGAGGTAATGGTTAGATTCAAAGATTACGGATTCTTTATGCCTTTAGATAGCAAAGGAAAAGAAGTAGTTATAGAAGGTAAAGCATTTATCAAAGAAACCTCAGTTGAAGAATTACAACACTACGCAGAGGATGCTGGAAAGTCTAAAGATGAAATCGCTAAAATTACTGAATCAAAGAAAGAATTAGCTTTTGTTGCAAACGGAGTTTTATTAAAGTAA
- a CDS encoding branched-chain amino acid aminotransferase — protein sequence MSTSNIQIIPIEQTKIDTVDFNNLVFGTVFTDHMFECEYKDGKWQTPVIKPYGDISVSPSARVFHYGQAVFEGMKAYKDENDDVFLFRPDENFKRINKSSERLAIPAFPEDYFFAGLKELLTIDKDWIKKGVGNSMYIRPFVVATQPAISASPAEEYKFMIILSPAQAYYAGEVKVLFAEKYSRAADGGVGFAKAAGNYAAQFYPTKLAHEQGYQQIIWTDASTHEYLEEAGTMNIFFRVGDKLLTAPNNDRILDGITRKSLIQIARDNGIEVEIRRISVSEIKEAARTGELKEIFGSGTATVVNPIIGFSHGGEDFELPKVENTYARLFKEKLMNIQYNVSEDPYAWRVKI from the coding sequence ATGAGCACTTCTAACATTCAAATTATTCCAATTGAACAAACAAAAATCGATACTGTAGATTTTAACAATTTAGTCTTTGGAACTGTTTTTACAGATCATATGTTTGAATGCGAGTATAAAGATGGAAAATGGCAAACACCAGTCATAAAACCTTATGGTGATATTTCTGTATCTCCTTCGGCGAGGGTTTTTCATTATGGACAAGCTGTTTTTGAAGGAATGAAAGCGTACAAAGATGAAAATGATGATGTTTTCTTATTTAGACCTGATGAAAACTTTAAAAGAATCAACAAATCGTCTGAACGTTTGGCCATTCCAGCATTTCCTGAAGACTATTTTTTTGCTGGATTAAAGGAACTTTTAACTATTGACAAAGATTGGATTAAAAAAGGTGTAGGAAATTCAATGTACATTCGTCCATTTGTAGTAGCAACTCAACCAGCTATTTCCGCTTCACCTGCCGAAGAATATAAATTCATGATAATTTTATCTCCAGCACAAGCATACTACGCAGGAGAAGTCAAAGTTTTATTTGCAGAAAAATACAGTAGAGCTGCCGATGGTGGAGTTGGATTTGCGAAGGCTGCAGGAAATTATGCTGCACAATTTTACCCAACAAAATTAGCACACGAACAAGGATATCAACAAATTATCTGGACCGACGCCAGTACGCACGAATATTTGGAGGAAGCAGGAACCATGAACATTTTCTTCCGTGTTGGTGATAAATTACTTACAGCTCCAAATAACGACAGAATCTTAGACGGTATTACAAGAAAATCGTTAATTCAAATCGCAAGAGATAATGGAATTGAGGTTGAGATCAGAAGAATTTCGGTATCAGAAATAAAAGAAGCTGCTAGAACAGGTGAATTAAAAGAAATTTTCGGTTCAGGTACTGCAACAGTAGTAAACCCAATTATTGGTTTTAGTCATGGCGGAGAAGATTTTGAACTACCAAAAGTGGAGAATACCTATGCTAGGCTTTTCAAAGAAAAACTAATGAATATCCAATACAATGTTTCGGAAGACCCATACGCATGGAGAGTTAAAATTTAG
- a CDS encoding TlpA family protein disulfide reductase, protein MKNILITIVTMAVAFGISFYVLTNFYKHDNELDLEIEGTSNLYVNSSTDDTTLDTDADFTDNDTETSYNESDLVTDTNSVNTDMFPDTEAIFADLTQWKTYFNRNVNLSSNFVPLNNQGEEIDKGDFLSDLTSGSFAPIKLLSGTEMYQLYDIENIQNQKISASVIEAADLAYAYFVKEGTKLPEFNFSDINGSNFSNSSTSEKIIILTCWKIDSKKSISEFSRLNKLYDKYEAYEDVIFLSISSDKSSKLLQFLTKKEFRYPVVADQESYMKDQIEVRQYPTHLIIDEDGNIEKMVSSVSQLEAALEKIAEPDLTDLEEEEGM, encoded by the coding sequence ATGAAAAACATTCTAATTACTATTGTTACTATGGCTGTTGCCTTTGGCATCTCCTTCTATGTATTGACTAATTTTTACAAACATGACAATGAATTAGATTTAGAAATTGAAGGAACTTCGAATCTATATGTTAATTCTTCTACAGACGATACCACTTTAGATACCGATGCTGACTTTACAGATAATGATACAGAAACCAGTTATAATGAGTCCGACTTGGTCACAGATACAAATTCTGTTAACACCGATATGTTTCCTGATACTGAGGCTATTTTTGCAGATCTAACGCAGTGGAAGACATACTTTAACAGAAACGTCAATCTTTCTTCAAATTTTGTTCCTCTAAATAATCAAGGAGAAGAAATAGACAAAGGAGATTTTTTAAGTGATTTAACCTCTGGAAGTTTTGCCCCGATTAAATTACTTTCTGGAACAGAAATGTACCAACTTTATGACATCGAAAATATTCAAAATCAAAAGATTTCCGCATCTGTTATTGAAGCAGCTGATTTAGCTTATGCTTATTTTGTAAAAGAAGGAACAAAATTACCTGAATTTAATTTTTCTGACATCAATGGAAGCAACTTTTCTAACTCTTCCACAAGTGAAAAAATTATAATTCTAACTTGCTGGAAAATTGACTCTAAGAAAAGTATCAGTGAGTTTTCAAGATTAAACAAACTCTACGATAAATATGAAGCTTACGAAGATGTTATTTTCCTGAGCATTTCTTCAGACAAATCTTCTAAACTACTTCAATTTTTGACTAAAAAGGAGTTTAGGTATCCTGTTGTTGCCGACCAGGAATCTTACATGAAAGACCAAATTGAAGTTCGTCAATACCCTACACATTTAATCATTGATGAAGACGGTAATATTGAAAAAATGGTTAGTAGTGTAAGTCAACTAGAAGCAGCTTTAGAGAAAATTGCTGAACCAGATTTAACGGATTTAGAGGAAGAAGAGGGAATGTAA
- a CDS encoding nucleoside triphosphate pyrophosphohydrolase family protein: MKEKIKAVREFHEAFGLGLNEKPVVNIGDDRKLLRFNLMKEENEEYFEAVKNNDLIETADALGDMLYILCGTIIEHGMQYKIDEVFNEIQRSNMSKLGEDGKPIYREDGKVMKGPSYFKPNIEEILDRE, from the coding sequence ATGAAAGAAAAAATAAAAGCAGTTAGAGAGTTTCATGAAGCTTTCGGATTAGGATTAAATGAAAAACCAGTTGTGAATATTGGAGATGATAGAAAGTTACTTCGGTTTAATTTAATGAAAGAAGAGAATGAAGAATATTTTGAAGCTGTGAAGAATAATGATTTAATAGAAACTGCTGATGCTTTAGGAGATATGTTGTATATCTTATGCGGAACCATTATAGAGCATGGAATGCAATATAAAATCGATGAAGTTTTTAATGAAATTCAACGAAGTAATATGAGTAAACTTGGCGAAGATGGAAAGCCGATTTATAGAGAAGACGGTAAAGTGATGAAAGGACCAAGTTATTTCAAACCCAATATTGAAGAAATTTTAGACAGGGAATAG